The sequence CGTTCCACTGGAAGGCAATGAGTGCAATGGTTGAGACGCATCCTCCAACTCCAACCGCCGCTGCCGACGTGGTCTCCATCCTCCGCGGAGCTGACCCCGCCCGCCTCCTCGCCACTTCCGGCATCGCCCCGACGCCCGAGCTGCTCCAGCACCTCCGCCCCGCGCTCCCGACCCTCCCGGACTCCGCGATTCCGGCCCTCGCCCGCTGGGCCGGCGCCGCCACCGCCGTCTCCCTCCTCGCCTCCCGCCGCCTCTTCGCCGCCGCCTGGCGCTTCCTCCTGTTCCAgcccgccgccgcctccccgccGCCCCCGCTCGCCGCGTTCGCACCGCTCCTTCGCCGCTACGCTCGCATCGGCCGCACCGACTCCGCGGTCCGCACGTTCCGGTTTCTCCAACGCCACCCGGGCCGCTACGCCGTCGAAAGCGATGTCACGCCGTCTGCCGAGGCGCTCTCCCCGTTGATCCTGACCATCGACGCGCTTTGCAAGGAGGGCCACCCTCGCGCCGCCGCGCTGCTCGTCGCGCAGATCCGGCGCGAGGACGACGGGTGGGCGCCCGACGTGCGGATCTACAACATCCTGCTCAACGGGTGGTCCCGCGCGCGCCGACtcgacaaggcggagaagctctggGCGGCGATGCGCGATGAAGGCGTGCGGCCGACGGTGGTCACCTACGGGACCTTCATCGACGCGCACTGCGTCATGCGCAGGCCTGACCACGCGATGGCGCTCCTTGACCAGATGCGGGAGGAGGGTATCGAGGCCAATCTGCTCACCTGCAACCCCATCGTTTATGCGCTTGCACATGCAGGCCGTTTCGGGGACGCACACAAGGTGCTCGAAAAATTTCCCCTCTATGGCGTGGCTCCGAATATCTCGACATTCAACTCCCTCGTCTTCGGATACTGCAGGCACGGAGACCTTGCTGGGGCTAGTCGAGTGCTCAAGGCCATGCTGGGGCGGGGCATTTCACCAACTGCAAGGACATACAACTATTTTTTCACGGTCTTTGCCAGGAATCTTAGCATCGATCTGGGAATGAACCTCTACGTGAAGATGGTCAGCAATGGCTACGCGCCAGACCGGCTCACTTACCACCTTCTGATCAAGATGTTGTGTGAGGCGAACCGGCTTGAATTAACGCTGCAGATGCTTCAGGAGATGAGAAACAGTGGTTTTGAGCCAGATCTTGCAACCAGCACCATGCTGATACATTTGCTTTGCCGACGCCATCAGTTTGAGGAGGCTTTTGCGGAGTTCGAGCAGATGTTTGAGAGAGGGATGGTGCCCCAGTATATCACGTACCGGATGCTTATGAGAGAGCTAAAGCGGCTTGGTCTAGTCAAACTGGTACAGAAGTTGGCAGATCTAATGCGCTCAGTTCCACATTCCACAAAGTTACCTGGCGGTTACAGGGATAAGGAAGGAGATGATGCTATAGAGAAGAAGAAATCAATATTACTGAAAGCCCAGGCCGTTTCAGACGTTCTGAAGGATTGCAAGGATCCCAAGAAACTGCGCGAGCTCAGAGATCCTGAAGAAACTGACGTCCAAATTGCAGACAGGATTGTAGCCAACATTAGGAGAAGAGTATACGGAGACATCTCAAGGATAGTGCCATCTGTTTCTTGAAACATTGATTTGCATTGTGTAGATGTATCGATATTAATTGCGTGACTATGGTTTATCAGCCAGTTGAATTATTCATAGTGAGTTTTCAGATGTTCTGCTCTGCTTTCTCTGACACTCAAATCATCAAATGATTCAACGTCGCCCTCCCTTTCCTCACCCTGGCGCAGTTGGCAGTTACCATGGTGTGTTCCTAAGTTAGCTGATGTCTCTCCAGTTGCACAGGAGAAGGGGCTGGATCGACGAAAATTTGTAAGCTTTGCAAGAACTCATGCGTCATTGCAACACATAGTGGAAACAATCTCTAGGACACTAATAATGCATGCTTATGGACGAACCCGGAGAGGCAGTTTACGCTTCTGTCCAATTTGATCGTATTGTAACAGTACTACAGTAGTGTTGATTCAGATGATTGTTCAGACCGACAGAGCATCGACACTAGATGAGGCAGTTGAGTACTCGAAGCCCCTCCAAATGCAAGACCATGTCTGAAATTGCACTTCCCTGCATACCTGCAACATCGACACTAGACGGTCCGCGAGaacgctaaaaatgcattttaccaaACCCGTCAGTGTTAACATATGTTTtttagtgttcctgtccgaggctcacaCTTTGTCGCGGACGGTTCGTCGCAAGGGTCTAGACGGTCCGTGCATAGGTGAATTTCCAAAACACTTCTCCTGTCcgaaataatctacggtatttcggacagtcggcTTAGAATTGATgcatatgaactttatgcacatGAGAAATGATCGattaagcaaactagttagtccatgagaTTTGTGATAGGCATCAAacatcatttccctttcaatctccccatttttagtgattgatgccaacacaaaccaaagcaaatacaaagtatAGAAATGTAGCTAGTTTACATTTTCAcatatgtgcataagttacttttgagatgaaagcagttctaagtatgagggttttgatatagtcaaaattttggaccacatttacactacttagcttgtttttgtaaatcttttataaaagtcttttcaaattcttttgcaattagccaatggtataagaatataaTTTTTAAAGGCTTTTCCAAGTTTTGAAAGATTCTCCCCCCTTTTTCAAATGTTtccctttggctaaataaaagctctTCCTGAAAAAGTTCTCCCATTAGTTATTAAGAGGGTTTTTTTGCAAATGCAATATTTCTAATTtggaaaaagttttcagaaaatagggtggtggtgcggtcctttgctTTGACTTATTAATTTCTCCCCATTtgacattaagcgccaaaaacgaagaaatcTAGAGGCCTTTTAACAAGAAGGATATGAATGTAAATATATGAGTAGGGCAAAAGGTATATCATACTAACAAAGTtaaagtggaagccttgcctgtgcctacaactccatttccctttcaatctaaaactaagtatagaaatacacttggaagcacattagtcttagctttggcacaagaagaataagaaatatgcatttgtaccaaatgaaagagatatggcaTGATTAAAGGtataaaatgagcaatgtgtgcaagatttcaatcaaagtttcgatAATATAAGACATTtaattcattcctaaggttgctaaaagtcttttttatctaggggcttggtgaagatatcagctaactggttatgggtgctaacataagcaatttcgatctctccgttgttggtgatctctcaagaagtgataccggatgtctatatgctttgtgcggctgtgttcaacaggattatccgccttgcggattgcactctcattgtcacataggagagtgactttgctcaatttgtagtcaTAGTCTCTaaaagtttgcctcatccagagtaattatgAACAACAGTGTCCTGCAACAATATACTCGCTTCGGTGGTAGATAGAgctaccgaattttgtttctttgaagcctaagacaccagggatctctccagaaactgataagtccctgatatactcttcctatcaattttacatccagcataatcagcatcagaatacccgattagatcaaagtcagatcccttggggtaccatagcctaaacttaggagtgtaaactaaatatctcatgattcttttcatggcccgtaggtggatttccttagggtcagcttggaatcGTGCACACATGCacactgaaagcataatatctggtcgtgaagcacataagtagagtaaagatcctatcatcgaccggtataccttttgatctacatatTTACCTccagtgtcgaggtcgagatgcccatttgttcccataggagtcttgatgggcttagcattcttcattccaaacttcttgagaatgtcttaagtgtacttcgtttggctgatgaaggtgccttcttggagttgcttgatttggaatccaagaaaatacttcaactcccacatcatggacatctcaaattgttgtatcataattctactaaactcttcacaagatgacttgttagtagacccaaagataatatcatcaacataaatttggcatataaacaagtctttgtcaattgttttagtgaaatgAGTATGGTCAGCTTTTCTGACTttaaaaccattagtgataagaaagtctatcaggcattcataccatgctcttggggcttgtttgagcccataaagcgtcttcgagagcttatagacatgtgaaggatactcactatcttcgaagccaggaggttgctcaacatacacctcttccttgataggagaattgaggaaaacacttttcacatccatttgatataacttaaagccatggtacgtagcataggcaagtaatatttgaattgactcaagcctagctacaggtgcataggtttcatcgaaatccaaaccttcgacttgcgaATATCCTTTTGCAATAAGTTggactttgttcctagtcaccacaccatgctcatcttgtttgttgcggaatacccacttggtacctacaacattttggttaggacgtggaacaaaatGTCACACCTctttcatgaagttgttgagctcctcttacatGGCCACCACCCAGTCTGGATTTCTAAgtacatcctctatcctgtatagctcaatagaagacacaaagagtaatgttcacaaaaatgagcaactcgagagcgagtggttacccccttttgaatgtcaccaagtatggagtttgcGGGgtcatctcgttgaattgcttggtggactcttgggtgaggtggtCTTTGATTTTAGAtctcttgttcatcctccttttcttgatcaacttcatctccccattGGTTGAtgccttcttcttgaggtggctcattgtcttgaacttgatcgtcttcttcttgagttagttcctgttcttgagttggtggagatgcttgtatggaggatgatggttgatctaGTGCTTATGAAGGCTCTTcgagttcttgtggacacacatctccaatggatatgttccttagcgcgatgcacaaagcctcttcatcatctaactcatcaagatcaacttgctctatttgagagccattagtctcatcaaacacaatgtcacaagaaacttcaagtaatctagtggacttgttgaagactctatatgcctttgtgtttgagtcataaccaagtaaaaaaccttctattgctttaggagcaaattttgaatttctacctctcttaacaagaataaagcacttgctcccaaaaactctaaaataagaaacattaggctttttactggtgaggagttcatatgatgttttcttgaggattcggtgaagatagagtcgattgatggagtagcaagcggtgttaattgcctccaCCCAAAACCGATTTGATGTCATGTATTCTTCAAGCATGGTCTTTGTCATAtccataagagttctattctttctctccacaacaccgtTTTGTAGAGGTGTGTaggaagaagagaactcatgcttgatgccttcctcatcaagaaatccttcaatttgagagttcttgaactccgttcattgtcgcttctaatcttcttgattctcaatccaaactcattttgagtctatctcaagaatttctttaaggtttcttgggtttgttatttttcctacaaaaagaacacccaagtgaagcgagaataatcatccacaattacaagacaatacttactcccgccgatgcttatataagcaaccgggccgaataaatccatgtggagtagctcaagtggcctctcggtcgtcatgatgttcttgtgtggatgatgagttctaacctgcttccctgcttgacatgcactacaaattctATCATTCTCAAAattaacattggttagtcctaaaatgtgttcccctttagaagcttgtgaagattcttcatcccaacatgaacaagtcgacgatgccagatgtcggcgtttcgaccccggggggtccctggaccgacgagtgaaattgtcgctgcgtgtcccagcccagatgggttggcgcgagatggaacacatggGGGGaagaacgcggctcgtgttatcctgcgccaaggggggatgcacttgcagtaggggttacaagcgttcacgagggagagagagcgagcctgctcgtcagcccatgctcccgcgcgaccaccctctcgtatgagggccctggcccttccttttatagatgcaaggagagggtccaggtgtacaatgggggtgtagcaatatgctaacgtgttcggcagagaggagccagagccctatgtacatgccaacgtggctgtcggagaggtgctagagccctgtgtacgcggtgtcgtggccgtcagaggagcgtttgagccctgtagaagcacagctgtcggggctgctgggaccttgctgacgtctccttgcttccgtagggggctgagaaccgccgtcgtcatggacgcacgcggggagccatcattacttgttaccggggcgagcctggatgggacgccggtcttgttcccccgtagctcgagctagctaggggtagggtaatgatgtatcctccgtggtgcggtcggtccgagcccaaggtcgggcgaggcggagactcctcctgaggccgaggtcgggcgaggacgcgattcctcccgaggtcgaggttgaggccgagccctggggtcgggcgaggcggagaccaccttccaaggtcgagggtgaggccgag is a genomic window of Zea mays cultivar B73 chromosome 5, Zm-B73-REFERENCE-NAM-5.0, whole genome shotgun sequence containing:
- the LOC100274557 gene encoding uncharacterized LOC100274557 — encoded protein: MKACGRRWSPTGPSSTRTASCAGLTTRWRSLTRCGRRVSRPICSPATPSFMRLHMQAVSGTHTRHGDLAGASRVLKAMLGRGISPTARTYNYFFTVFARNLSIDLGMNLYVKMVSNGYAPDRLTYHLLIKMLCEANRLELTLQMLQEMRNSGFEPDLATSTMLIHLLCRRHQFEEAFAEFEQMFERGMVPQYITYRMLMRELKRLGLVKLVQKLADLMRSVPHSTKLPGGYRDKEGDDAIEKKKSILLKAQAVSDVLKDCKDPKKLRELRDPEETDVQIADRIVANIRRRVYGDISRIVPSVS